The Mercurialis annua linkage group LG7, ddMerAnnu1.2, whole genome shotgun sequence genome includes the window GAagtccataatgaaaatgtggTTATGATTCACTGATGAGTATGTGAATGAAGTTGGGACTTCCCTTCCAGCCCATGTATGTGCATAAGATCTGATGTTTTATAGGAAACTTTTTGTTCTAATTCAGGGGTAGTACAGTGGTTTATTTTTATGGAGAAACAAGATATTTTAATAGTTAGCATGCATCATACATGATGTTGCAAATCAATATGCTTCCTTCTATTTCTTAAATGTTTTTTATTACTTAATATACCTTGTGGtattgaaataattaaactCTATTATCAACTGAATGAACATCAAAAAATAGAGTAATCTGCATCGGTGACACAGATCCTTGCTGCATTGCATCCGATGTTTCTGTTCTGTATTAACTCAACCAGTGTCGTCATATATGTTACTGTGCCTCACAGCTTAGGACCTATAACAcggaaacaaaaatgaaaaataaagaaacagaaaatgacaaaatatcatgtttttttgttaaataagaATAGGTTGtaaatatagagttttggaGATTACGGAGACGAAATGCCGAAATGCAAGTCTGAAGAAGTTTCCATTCAGCATTAGCTTAGGACATAAGTTATGGTAATCAGGTTCAAAAATGGGGACAAATTATAATCTCTAGGCTGATGTTTCTTTTACAAATGCTTTCATTTTTGttattaatatttgtttatttatttatgcagCATTTAGCTGGTATGGTAAGCTAAGAATTGCTAGAGATTTAACTGTCTAGACCATCATAAAAGCAATACAGCTGCTGTAGTAGTTGTCTGTGACTCTGTTAATTGATTTCAATCTACTTTGAACTGGACCATTTCATAGGTATGTTGCTGTTGGAGATGAGCCGTTTCACCAAAGTTATGGTGAGCAGTTCCATCCCTTTGTCATTGGCGCCGCAATCAACATCCAAACAGCTTTAGCGAAAGCAAACTTGGCCGGTCAAGTTAAAGTTGTGGTTCCATGCAGTTTTGATGCCTTCCTATCAGAATCCAGCCTTCCCTCCGAAGGCCACTTCAGGCCTGACGTTAATAAAACCATGATTGATCTCCTCACATTTCTCAGAAAGTACAACTCGCCTTTCTTCGTGACCATTTCCCCGTTTATTACTTTCTATCAAAACAAGAACATTTCTCTTGATTTTTCTCTTTTCAAAGAACATGCACGTCCACAAAATGATGGCCATAGAACTTACAAAAACAGCTTCGACTTAAACTATGATATTCTGGCTAATGCATTATCAACTGTTGGATTTCCTGATACGGATATAATTATTTCGAAGATTGGGTGGCCTACGGATGGAGCAGCCAATGCCACTTCAGCCATAGCAGAAACCTTTGTCAAAAGCCTGATGGACCATCTTCACAGTAAATCAGGAACTCCGCTGAGACCTCGGAATCCACCGGCAGAGACGTACATATTTAGCCTTTTAGATGAGGATCAGAGGAGCATAGCCATAGGAAATTTTGAGAGACACTGGGGATTATTTACTTTCGATGGACAAGCCAAATACCATCTTGATTTTGGAGTGGGTTCAAAGATCAGGAACCTCATGAATGCCCAAAATGTTGAATATCTTCCTTCCAGGTGGTGTGTTGTAAACAATAACCTAGACTTGTCCAATGCAACTGCAAGCGCAATGGATGCCTGCTCAGTTGCTGATTGCACCGCGCTCTCGCCTGGTGGATCCTGTTTCAATATCAGCTGGCCTGGAAATATATCTTACGCGTTTAATAGCTATTATCAACAGCACGACCAAAGAAAAGAGAGCTGTGATTTTGGAGGATTGGGATTGATAACGACCGTTAATCCATCAGTTGGAAGGTGTAGATTTTCTATTGAAATTAAAGCTTCCGATGCAGGGTTCTTACTCGGGACCAATCAGTTACAATGGATGGTATTGTTAATGGTAAATGCATACTTCTTACTGAATTTCACTTATTAGGTACATATTTCAGCCTTATGGTTTGCTTCTCTTCGTTCGGCTCGTCTGCAGTAGTGCATTCAAATTCTTTTCTGAGCATGAGCTTCTTAGTTTGTTTGGATGAAGAATGTCaaaattttgtaacttttggcaGCTTTTAGCTATTCTACTAGTTGTAATATAACATGAGAAGATGAGCTAATTCATTTCTCTAAAGAGGCTACTAACATAGGCTCGTTTCTTTGGTTGTACTTGTCATCATCATGTGAAATTAAACTGCCATGTAGGGTGTGCATTTTGTGCAACTGTAACTGTAccaaattgaatttatattggatttaaaatgtttcaaatcgAACTCAAAAGAACTGCTTTTTCAGTTGGTTCAGTTTGTTTCGGTTTGTATAACCAAGCAGCAATGCTATAAACATTGTCTTACtggtaagtttttttttgtttttttgaaattacTTACTGGTaagttaatagttttttttttttgatgaatggtAAGTTAATAGTTAGTGATGGACTCGACGGCGTTAATCCTTTAAAACAATGTAGATGGCCAATCAGACGGTT containing:
- the LOC126657686 gene encoding glucan endo-1,3-beta-glucosidase 9, whose amino-acid sequence is MPNNCLHFLFFSAITTTVLFCKASSIGVNWGTTASHPLPPPKVVELLKSNNISKVKLFDADPLVLEALSGSKIGVTVGIPNSMLRTLNTSKKAAVSWVHDNVTRYFSIGSNSGVRIQYVAVGDEPFHQSYGEQFHPFVIGAAINIQTALAKANLAGQVKVVVPCSFDAFLSESSLPSEGHFRPDVNKTMIDLLTFLRKYNSPFFVTISPFITFYQNKNISLDFSLFKEHARPQNDGHRTYKNSFDLNYDILANALSTVGFPDTDIIISKIGWPTDGAANATSAIAETFVKSLMDHLHSKSGTPLRPRNPPAETYIFSLLDEDQRSIAIGNFERHWGLFTFDGQAKYHLDFGVGSKIRNLMNAQNVEYLPSRWCVVNNNLDLSNATASAMDACSVADCTALSPGGSCFNISWPGNISYAFNSYYQQHDQRKESCDFGGLGLITTVNPSVGRCRFSIEIKASDAGFLLGTNQLQWMVLLMVNAYFLLNFTY